GTCTTTCATATAGTAGTCTTGAAAGTCTTTCAAGAGGTTCACCGTATGACAGATTGAGCATTCGAACTTAGAGGATATCTGTGGATGTGATAATAGAGTAGCACAACATATGCAATTGGAGACAATTATGTCGTTTGCTGGGTCGGTATGTTGTTTTGTTGGCTCAATGGGCTTTTCTTTAAGTTTGGGACTTGAtgagatcttcaacatatCAAATAATCGCCATTGGGATGTTGACTGGGGAATATCGGGACTTGAAGCCACTTCTTGAACCTGACAACTAGTGAGTGTGGGTGCTCCAGGAGAAGTAAGAAAGTGCCTCTCTTGATCGTGCAAACTTCCTTCCATACAAATTCTAAATGACTGATATGTGAAATGATATTTATGGCTATGGAAATTAAAAAGTTGGCTTGCTTCGTTATCTTCTCTGATTCTGGTTTTGTTTGTGCTTGCAACCTAAAAATCTAAAATTAACGCGAACAGCTTCTGTACATCACTTCCTAATGGTGTATGTGCTTTCAGAAACAAGGCCACCGAATTGTACAAAACATTGTATCTATGCAAATGTGTATAAAGACAAAACACCATGCCTCGTGATTAATAAAATCAATCGACTTGAGTTCCATACGGTAGTCGATACGGCTGGCACTCCATCATTATGGTTTCTTGATTCATTATATATTGATGAGCCTATTCTTGCATTAGACAAGTTCGAACACCCCAATTTACCAACTGATTGTTTATTGTTATTAACAGAAACCTATCAACTACtatttctttggtttgaTCCAACATTATCTCGATTTTCTATTTTGAGTACCATTACCTTTGATGCCAGTAACCAACAATTGCCATCAGATGCATTGCCTAAAATCATTATTGATCCTTCACCGAATCCAGAATTCTTTTTGGTGTACTTCTTCGAAGGGTTTTTGCAGGTCTTTATCATTAACAACCTGTGGAGCCCATCTGATGGAAGTGCTAACAGACCAAAGAGAAAACACGATCAAcatgaaattgttgaggAGTTCACATCTTCTATCGGGGGTATAGTTTTTCAAGACATCAAAATACATCAAAATACAGGGTCAAGCAAAGTTTTCTCCGTGCTTTACAGAGATTATAATTATGCCTATTCTTTACGCTCGTACCTGCTTGACATTAACAACAAAAGCATCTCAATATTACgacaatttgatgaattcaatGAGgcaccaacaactttgaTAAACCCAACTAATGGGGGACTTTTGATACTTACTGATAGCTACATTTTCTATTTTCCTAACCCTGAGATTACACTTCTTGAGTTATCTGACAACAACGCTGACGCCAATATTTCATGCAACTCAGAGGAATGTGTGATAACAAAGAGATTGACCATTTCTGGGAGTACTGATATTTCTGCTTTTAGCTACTTCACAATTATTGACGAGAGGAGAATCTTGTTAGTGAATAATCGGGGTGAAACCTATTTGCTCTTTTTCGATTCAGTCAAGAAGTCTAAATCTTTATTCCAGGTTAACTCAATTTCATTCGTTAAGCTAGGTCCCACCACAGTGCCTATTAACGTGCTTCACATAACTGATAATGTTTTTTTCGTGGCCTCAAAGCTATCTCAATCAGTATTGTTTAAAATTTTGACTAAAGAGCCATACATTGACATATGCCAATTTGTCAGTTCATCCCCCCCAGTATTGGAtattcaagtccaaaataACGGAAACCAAATAGAACTTTTCACTTGCCAAGGAGGTTATGAAAGTGGTGAATACAGAAGAATCTCAAATAGACTAAGTTatcttgatttcaaaaagaGCTTTCAATGTGAATCAAAGCACAGTGATATATCCGAATTTTTCAGGtcagatgatgaagcaATAATAAGGGTATATGATCCAGAAATACAGAAAGCCCAGTACTTCAGCCTTAATAGCAATTATTGCTATCAACATTTGGAAACCAAGAATACAGAGACAATTTTGACGAAAAAGGATGCTTCTGGTCTATTAGAGGTATCACAGGAAGAAATTTCACTAAACGGTACAGTTATTAACAAGATGGGGGTTCTGAAAGTGAAAGCAGTAAACTCTACTCTGTTCGTGGTTCTTGATAATGAAAATACATTTCACGTTTACTCAGAGGTCTTGATACAAAGTGTGAAATTAAAAAAAAGTACAGAAGTTTCAGCCATGGACGTGGTTAATGTTTTCGAGCGGGAGTATTTGATCTTGATTTGTTTTTGGGATGGATCTTACGAGTTATACCTGGTTTCGGATTCGGAATTTGAGCTCGTGAGAGAAGAGAAGCCGTCGCGAAACGGAGTACCTATTTCATCATGCTGCCTTGTTTATGACTATCATCAAAAGCCAGGGTCTACGTGGATTCTTCTCATTACTTCTAACAACGATTTGATTCAAgaatttcttgatttccGGAAAAATGAAATAGAAAGTAGCAGGAGTAGAATTATTCACTTGGATGGAATACCCTTCAAATTTACCAAAAATCAATTGAATGAAGTAATAATCTTtaataagaagaagatttttgGACTATACAACGACAAGACAACAAATTTCAACAGGATTTTTGTATTAGATACGCTAAATCCTCGTTTGgatatcaatgatatcaCCTTCATAGGGAATAAGCATCTtgcaatttcatcaaatacAGATGAAGTCTTCATTTATTCTGTCGAGTCTTTTGATTCCACTAAAGATGTTATTTTTTCGAATAGCTTCAACATTAAGTCCGTAAAGATACCTAGATTCAAACAGGCTTTACTActatcttcaaagaatgctttcatcaatgaaattAATGATTATAGGAGAAATTCGTACTTACAATTAGTGGATTTGGGTCAAATGAAAGTGATTTCGAAGGTTGAATTCCCAGAAACCAAACCCGTCGAATTGGTTGACATTTGCATAGTTCCGACCATCGGTTTAGACTCACAATCTAGTGGTCCTGGAGTTTATGCAATAGGTCTTTGTAATTCCACTAGCCCAAGTGAAATCATCAGGATTTTCCAGATTAAAAAGGGCAAATTGAATGAACTTCCAATGATAAAGATACTTGGTTTGTCAGATATATCGAAGTATACATTCCAGAATATCCAGCTTATCGATAAAAATAATAACTATTATTTGGTTTCTGGTGTGATAAACTTCATAATTAAACCTCGAAGTTTGCATGAGTGGGTGGTTCTCCCAGACTGCGTGCATGCATCACCGGTATTTTCAGTTGCTGCTTCTTACTTCGATCGCACGTTAatatttggtgatgttgtaAAGGGTATTACCACAGTGAATTTGAAAGTCgatgaacaagaaagtATTGCGTTGGACAAGGATACCACAAGAACATTTTTGGAAACAACTTTTGTGACCGATGTGGTGTcatttgtttctgaagatggAGAAATTATTTTCATCACCGATTCCACGGGTAACTTTACTGGAATAACTCTCAGTAGTGAGCTTGAGAACGAAGGTATTGAAGATAACTCGGACATAAAAGACTTCAAGGAAATTATCTCGTATAATCTTGGTGATTCAATCAATTTGGCTACTTTAATTCCTGAGGCACACCATGAACGAGATTTTCATTCAAATTTTGATAAGATAGAGCAAGAAACATCGATAGTAAGAGGCAAAGTTTTGATGGGAACAGTGAACGGAGGTATTTACACTTTAAGTGAACTTATTGATACTGATGAAGAGATTCAAGATATTATTACCGAATGCTCTAAAGAGCTCATATTGTTTAAGCATACGCTATCTGACATCCAGTACACCAGCAAACGTGACAAGTACAATATGTGGTTAAGCAAGAGAGAAAAAAGACTTTTACAGCAAGATAGCAGTGGTCAACTATCTAAAAAGCCCAATAAAGGAGTGTTGGACTTAATATTTATTCAGTACTGGTTGAATAGAGATGCTGTTTTGAGGCAGCACGATCTAATTGATGAATCAGCccaagaattggaagaaatgaagaatTCATTGAGATCCTGTTATAAGCATCAGAGCTTGCTTCAAAGAATAGTATTTGATGTCCAAGGTGTCTAGTAAGCTCATAGCTGTGAAATCAAATGTAAAACGCATCCTATTTTTTTCTCGCTCTTCAAAATATACAAACATCCAAACTTGCAAACGCCATAACATGGATACCGCCGTTCAAGACCCTTTGTTCAGCAAAGGTTTCGACGACATTGAAATGTTGGATATAGGGGAAACGTCTTCAGATATAGAATCTATATCTAAGTCGTCAATACCTTCAGCCATGGGAAGTGAGGATTCGGAGCCAGTCGTTTTGAAAGAATGGTTGAATTCAGACAAGCCATTGAATTTTCATTTCAACTCAAGAGAATACAAGAATAGTGTTGAAGCCAAAGATGAATTTTCAGTACTCCATTCCAAATACGCAACGTCCCTTTACAGGGTAATTGAAAGTCTTGGAGAGTTGGATTTGAGAAGAACTGATGATTACGACGAGCCATTTGGGTTGATAAGAAGTGATAGATTGGCTGGTACGCAAGACCAGAACAAAAAACGAGAGCTGAAGATAACATCTGCCTTCTTGAAATTAAGTGATGAGTTGAACCAGTTTATTGCTGGTTTGAGAGAAATTGATTCCGACTACCCTTTAAACTATGAATGTCTCTTGTCTATAATCGATTGCTTGCATGCCAATGTATTCTACAATTCGGTAAACGAAAAGCCTAATCACTTGGTCAGATGGGTAAACCGATTTGATCTtaaaccagaagaagaattggtcGAGGAGATCATGGTAAAAACTACCACACCATATCAACACCCTCTTTTCTGGACCAAGTTCATTGCTAAGTTAATTACCAGAGGTTTATCGGATCAATCCGCAAATGCTATCAAGAATTCGGGATACGAGCACTTGAAAGAGGATGATATTGAGTTATTTCAGTTAATAGAGGATTTTATCGGCTTATTGGAGAGCTATAACACCATGTCATTAAAGAAAGAATTTGCTCAATGGAAACTCTCATGCTGTGAATTCAGAGACCTAATTCCTAAGTTAAAGACAAATATCAAATCCCCCGCAAATATAATTGTATTGGAGCAAATCCATGACTTAGCTTATATATTGACAGGATTACCCAAGACGACCGCCAATTATTGTGACACCTGGTACGAAATTGTTACTTGCTTATCTTTGTTCCAGATTAGAGATGATGACTCCATGTATCCCCAATACTTCGACATTGCCCTCGAAGAAAAGCCACCTTTACTCATTGACAGTGAAGATATTCTCAAGAGCACCGAAAGGGCTTTCTTGAACGTATTTGAAGGAAGCTATTTGCATGTTTTGACGAAgattgatgaaatcgatAGTGCAACAGCAGCTCTCGTTTCAAGACTCTTCGAATTGAAAGGGTTATTCTCGAATTATTACACgattgatgatgacaaaGATCTCAACCGATTGAGAACGGGTAAAACCATTTCGGAGTACTTGTTAACCAAATTTGCTTTTCAATGTCTCAATACCCACCCATTGGCACCGGTAGGCATCGggatattgttgaatgaaaaCATTGAAAGCAGCGTACTGTCTATTAATAATAACAAAACAATCATTGAAGAGTATCTACCAAAGTATCAATGCAAGTCAAACGATGATCTTGAGTGGTGTTTAACAATTTGTGCCAAATTAGGTTTGGTAACAACTGCTAGTGAATTGTACCGGATCTATGGaaccaaatctttgaaagatgGCTACCTTTATGAAGCCTTGAACATGCTTGTAAATTGTTACAGTGCTGATGGTAATCTTGAAGCTAATCAAAAGGGTATGAAAGAGGTGCATTACATTGTTTGGGAATTGATATTTCAGGACACTTTGCTCAATAATAGACCCATAAAAGATGAGTTGATAAATAATGTTGTTAAACATGAAACAGATCCCACCTTCGAAGTTCACCCAGTTATCAAGCAATGTCTTTCTCCTTATGCGGTTTTATTCGAGTTCTATAATTCTATTTCCAACCCTATCGCTCCAGATACAACGGTGATAATGGCTAAGAGCAAAACCTCTAGGATACTTCATTTGCTAGAGTTCACCCATTTACCTAAGAAGTTCTATCCATTGTTATTAGCTCAGTTGATTCCTtttttcattgatgatatatATCAATTTCAAATACCTGAGCTAATTGTGATTATTGAACTCATCGATAATTTCGAACAACAAACAAGTCCAGACGATTTCAGAAAAGCTCAAGAGTTGTATAAACACTCGATTACAAATTTTGACAGAACTCAAGCTGAATCATACGATTGGAGAATAAAGATCAACCTCAAACAGAGAAGCATTCCTGAATCAGTTGGAGATTTGACTCGACTTCTTAGAAATGAGATTGTCACCCAAGTTGGCAAGGTGTACGTACATAATGTCTAGATCACACATAGAAAAGTTTTTATATTGCAATTATCTGTATGTATGTATCAAGGTAGTTAATTGTTCCCTTTGAGAAGTGAAGTATCtattttgaatttttcaatttccaTGGACAAACAAGAGCTGTCAAAGTCAAAAGGTAAAATTAACAGGTAACATCTTGGTTAGCTCTAGAGTTCAATAACAAAGCAACAATTAACCCATACAAACCCAACACTTCGGcgaaaatcaaaatcaaaatcattCCAACGAACAATCTTGGTTGTTGAGCAGTACCTCTGACACCAGCATCACCGACAATACCAATGGCAAAACCAGCAGCCAACCCAGACAACCCAACGGACAAACCCGCACCCAATTGGATGAAACCGGTGTACAATGCTTGTTTTTGACTCAAAGAATCAGAAACCAACACTGAAACCACCAATCCATAAATAGCAATGATACCAGCCATAATGACTGGAACAATGTTTCTAACCAACAAGTCAGGTCTCAAGACACAGGTAGCACAAATACCCACACCAGACTTAGCAGTTCCGTAGGAAGCACCGAAACAGGTGAACACAATAGCGGCAGCACAACCAATCGAACCAAAGAAAGGAGCGTAAACTGGACTAAGAGAAAAAGTTAGTATTAGTCAACGGGGTGGCATATCATGACAATGAGTAGAATAGAGATGATTGCTTATGTGTGAATGCAATATCCAATgtcacttgaagatggattAAAAACGATTGTAGTCAATTTGGTCGTCTTGAAATTCCAAGGCTGGTGGGCGATAAATAGCAGACAACATGACCTGGGAATAAACCATCAAACTACCACAATGCCATAAGCAGAATGAAATACATACCATAAATCAGACATTATTGATTACTGGCGAACGGAGTGATTGACCTTTTTTTATTCAATAATAAAACTCACAGATGTGATGTCGAAGGGAATTATTATCAAAAAGGGATACAActggaagaaaatgataAATTTCGGTGAACTCCTCTACGCAGGTTGGGCTGCCCTTGGGACAAATTAAACTCGTGCTTGAGAGTTTATTACAGCACTAAAACAACAGACCGCGCAGAGAGATGAGCCAGGGaaatttttcttttctgTAACTTAGGTGAGCTATTGCAAGGAACCAAGAACAAAACTTATACTCATGTCTGCCCCAAACCCAAAAGCCTTCCCATTGGCCGACTCTGCTTTGTCCACTCAAATCTTGGACGTTGCTCAACAAGCTCAAAACTTAAGACAGTTGAAAAAAGGTGCTAATGAAGCTACCAAAACCTTGAACAGAGGTATTTCTGAATTCATTATTATGGCTGCTGACACTGAGCCTATTGAAATCTTGTTGCACTTGCCATTATTGTGTGAAGACAAGAACGTTCCATACGTTTTCGTTCCTTCCAAGGCTGCTTTGGGTAGAGCCTGTGGTGTTTCCAGACCAGTTATTGCTGCTTCTGTCACCACCAATGATGCATCTGCTATTAAAAACCAGATTTACTCTATCAAGGATAAGATTGAAACTTTGTTGATCTAGATCTAGTTTCTGTACATTAGAATATAAATCACTCATTTGATAGGTCGTAAAGTGTCGAGGAGGCTTTACAAGCTTCTTTACAGGCTTATCCTTAAAGCAAGTAATGAAGCATCAGGAAATCACTCTTAATCCTGGtgacttgaaggtttcaTCTAGCGTTATTTGAGTTTTTACATTTCAAGACTCACTGTAGTTTGCTCACTTTAAGTGCGATTTTTTGAGATGagcatcttcaacatcgaGATGGAGTCCATACAAAATACACAGACGTTGACCCGATTCCTCCGATCGAAAGATGAACTGCTTGATGACATTTTAATGGTTATAAAGAAGCTACTAGACAATGAGTTCGATTTTAGTTTCTCTAACTACAACCTTTTCCTTCTCGAGTTGTTATGTGATAGAATCAATGATAACAACAAATTTAAGAATTGGAAGTTCAGTACACAAGTGTGGAAGTCTTTCAGCCAAGTatggaagaaaatgatggATATTATGGCTAGGGACAGAACCTTCAGAAGAGTAAAGTTTCTTGTGAATCTTGAAAAGATCTTTTCCCAGTTTtatgaaatcaatgatacACAATTTTATGAGCAGCTCCTCGAAGTCACCGAAATGATTTACTCTCAAGTTGTGTTATATGCGGATGAAAGCAGCTGTATATCCTTCTTGGAATCATTTTTGAATATTTATCAAACTGATCTTGACGATGATTTATTAGTACGTTGGACCACTCTTGCcaaaaaacttttcaaaatttACAGAAATGATATTAATTATGTTGCTTCGAAGAAGAGTACACAAAAGTTT
The window above is part of the Yamadazyma tenuis chromosome 4, complete sequence genome. Proteins encoded here:
- the CUP5 gene encoding vacuolar ATPase V0 domain subunit c (EggNog:ENOG503P1TH; COG:P), which gives rise to MSDLCPVYAPFFGSIGCAAAIVFTCFGASYGTAKSGVGICATCVLRPDLLVRNIVPVIMAGIIAIYGLVVSVLVSDSLSQKQALYTGFIQLGAGLSVGLSGLAAGFAIGIVGDAGVRGTAQQPRLFVGMILILIFAEVLGLYGLIVALLLNSRANQDVTC
- a CDS encoding uncharacterized protein (EggNog:ENOG50KOG1897; COG:A), translating into MPLDTAGTPSLWFLDSLYIDEPILALDKFEHPNLPTDCLLLLTETYQLLFLWFDPTLSRFSILSTITFDASNQQLPSDALPKIIIDPSPNPEFFLVYFFEGFLQVFIINNSWSPSDGSANRPKRKHDQHEIVEEFTSSIGGIVFQDIKIHQNTGSSKVFSVLYRDYNYAYSLRSYSLDINNKSISILRQFDEFNEAPTTLINPTNGGLLILTDSYIFYFPNPEITLLELSDNNADANISCNSEECVITKRLTISGSTDISAFSYFTIIDERRILLVNNRGETYLLFFDSVKKSKSLFQVNSISFVKLGPTTVPINVLHITDNVFFVASKLSQSVLFKILTKEPYIDICQFVSSSPPVLDIQVQNNGNQIELFTCQGGYESGEYRRISNRLSYLDFKKSFQCESKHSDISEFFRSDDEAIIRVYDPEIQKAQYFSLNSNYCYQHLETKNTETILTKKDASGLLEVSQEEISLNGTVINKMGVSKVKAVNSTSFVVLDNENTFHVYSEVLIQSVKLKKSTEVSAMDVVNVFEREYLILICFWDGSYELYSVSDSEFELVREEKPSRNGVPISSCCLVYDYHQKPGSTWILLITSNNDLIQEFLDFRKNEIESSRSRIIHLDGIPFKFTKNQLNEVIIFNKKKIFGLYNDKTTNFNRIFVLDTLNPRLDINDITFIGNKHLAISSNTDEVFIYSVESFDSTKDVIFSNSFNIKSVKIPRFKQALLLSSKNAFINEINDYRRNSYLQLVDLGQMKVISKVEFPETKPVELVDICIVPTIGLDSQSSGPGVYAIGLCNSTSPSEIIRIFQIKKGKLNELPMIKILGLSDISKYTFQNIQLIDKNNNYYLVSGVINFIIKPRSLHEWVVLPDCVHASPVFSVAASYFDRTLIFGDVVKGITTVNLKVDEQESIALDKDTTRTFLETTFVTDVVSFVSEDGEIIFITDSTGNFTGITLSSELENEGIEDNSDIKDFKEIISYNLGDSINLATLIPEAHHERDFHSNFDKIEQETSIVRGKVLMGTVNGGIYTLSELIDTDEEIQDIITECSKELILFKHTLSDIQYTSKRDKYNMWLSKREKRLLQQDSSGQLSKKPNKGVLDLIFIQYWLNRDAVLRQHDLIDESAQELEEMKNSLRSCYKHQSLLQRIVFDVQGV
- the SNU13 gene encoding RNA binding protein snu13 (COG:A; EggNog:ENOG503P2R7) translates to MSAPNPKAFPLADSALSTQILDVAQQAQNLRQLKKGANEATKTLNRGISEFIIMAADTEPIEILLHLPLLCEDKNVPYVFVPSKAALGRACGVSRPVIAASVTTNDASAIKNQIYSIKDKIETLLI
- the NUP85 gene encoding Nucleoporin nup85 (EggNog:ENOG503NVR1; COG:U,Y), with product MDTAVQDPLFSKGFDDIEMLDIGETSSDIESISKSSIPSAMGSEDSEPVVLKEWLNSDKPLNFHFNSREYKNSVEAKDEFSVLHSKYATSLYRVIESLGELDLRRTDDYDEPFGLIRSDRLAGTQDQNKKRESKITSAFLKLSDELNQFIAGLREIDSDYPLNYECLLSIIDCLHANVFYNSVNEKPNHLVRWVNRFDLKPEEELVEEIMVKTTTPYQHPLFWTKFIAKLITRGLSDQSANAIKNSGYEHLKEDDIELFQLIEDFIGLLESYNTMSLKKEFAQWKLSCCEFRDLIPKLKTNIKSPANIIVLEQIHDLAYILTGLPKTTANYCDTWYEIVTCLSLFQIRDDDSMYPQYFDIALEEKPPLLIDSEDILKSTERAFLNVFEGSYLHVLTKIDEIDSATAALVSRLFELKGLFSNYYTIDDDKDLNRLRTGKTISEYLLTKFAFQCLNTHPLAPVGIGILLNENIESSVSSINNNKTIIEEYLPKYQCKSNDDLEWCLTICAKLGLVTTASELYRIYGTKSLKDGYLYEALNMLVNCYSADGNLEANQKGMKEVHYIVWELIFQDTLLNNRPIKDELINNVVKHETDPTFEVHPVIKQCLSPYAVLFEFYNSISNPIAPDTTVIMAKSKTSRILHLLEFTHLPKKFYPLLLAQLIPFFIDDIYQFQIPELIVIIELIDNFEQQTSPDDFRKAQELYKHSITNFDRTQAESYDWRIKINLKQRSIPESVGDLTRLLRNEIVTQVGKVYVHNV